From a region of the Malania oleifera isolate guangnan ecotype guangnan chromosome 12, ASM2987363v1, whole genome shotgun sequence genome:
- the LOC131143790 gene encoding probable xyloglucan galactosyltransferase GT17, with amino-acid sequence MSSRKHPSVNPGSGEKDIKNSRNRENNQHASTGLLNLQLSYALSAFIFLSLWLLLLHRFALPKAILQYIKIDRKLTTQKPTVPPTCVDANLSLFVYDLPPEFNLGLLKDCRHLNMFRDMCPHVANRGLGQPLSGASWFATNQFTAEMIFHARAENHPCRTRDPSRANLFYVPFYGGLYVSSKFRETNVTARDALVMMLAEYLEAEPWWQRRHGMDHFVVLGRTAWDFMREIEVKSGADYGASCLLKLPRVKNMSALIVERHPWQGSNQHGVPYPSYFHPFTSGEMLAWQNKVRLQSRPHLFSFVGAPRIGLKRAALRNEVIRQCDESSRCNLVKCGSGTSSCHEPMEVMKVMMGSEFCLQVIGDSFTRRSTFDSVLAGCIPVFFSPHTAYSQYTWFLPADSGLYSVYIEAGANGSLSRRRIEEELVKISADTKKRMRNAVVELIPSLTYAHPNATGFALPDAVDVALAALSKHVHTKLQHMAV; translated from the coding sequence ATGTCTTCAAGAAAGCATCCATCTGTTAACCCCGGGAGTGGCGAGAAAGATATAAAAAACAGCAGGAATAGAGAGAATAACCAGCACGCCAGTACCGGCCTTCTCAACCTCCAATTGAGTTACGCCTTGTCCGCTTTCATCTTCCTCTCACTGTGGCTCCTCCTCCTCCACCGCTTCGCACTCCCAAAAGCCATTCTTCAATACATTAAGATCGACAGAAAACTCACCACCCAAAAGCCCACAGTTCCCCCCACCTGCGTTGACGCAAACCTCTCCCTGTTCGTCTACGATCTCCCGCCGGAGTTCAACCTCGGACTCCTCAAGGACTGCCGCCACCTTAACATGTTCAGGGACATGTGCCCTCACGTAGCAAACCGCGGCCTCGGCCAGCCCCTCTCCGGCGCCAGCTGGTTCGCCACCAATCAGTTCACCGCCGAGATGATCTTCCACGCACGCGCCGAGAACCATCCGTGCCGCACGCGCGATCCCAGTCGGGCCAACCTCTTCTACGTACCCTTCTACGGAGGACTCTACGTCTCCAGCAAGTTCCGTGAGACCAACGTCACGGCACGCGACGCTCTGGTGATGATGCTGGCGGAGTATCTAGAGGCTGAGCCCTGGTGGCAGCGCCGCCACGGGATGGACCACTTCGTCGTCCTCGGGAGGACTGCTTGGGACTTCATGAGGGAGATAGAGGTTAAAAGTGGGGCCGACTACGGCGCCAGCTGCCTTCTGAAATTGCCACGTGTCAAGAACATGTCAGCTCTGATCGTGGAAAGACACCCCTGGCAGGGCTCAAATCAGCACGGTGTTCCGTATCCCTCCTACTTTCATCCCTTCACGTCAGGCGAAATGCTTGCGTGGCAAAACAAGGTGAGGCTGCAGAGTCGGCCCCACCTGTTCTCCTTCGTTGGGGCCCCGAGGATCGGCCTCAAGAGGGCCGCCCTCAGGAACGAGGTCATAAGACAATGCGACGAATCAAGTCGGTGCAACCTCGTGAAATGTGGATCCGGAACGAGTAGTTGCCACGAGCCGATGGAGGTGATGAAAGTGATGATGGGGTCGGAGTTTTGTCTGCAAGTGATCGGGGACTCGTTCACTCGGCGATCGACGTTCGACTCGGTGCTCGCGGGGTGCATACCCGTGTTCTTCTCGCCCCACACAGCGTATTCTCAGTACACATGGTTCCTCCCTGCGGATTCAGGCTTGTACTCGGTTTACATAGAAGCCGGGGCGAATGGGAGCTTGAGCAGGAGGAGGATAGAGGAGGAGCTGGTGAAGATTTCGGCGGATACTAAAAAAAGAATGAGGAATGCGGTGGTGGAGCTGATCCCAAGTCTCACCTACGCGCACCCAAATGCCACGGGCTTCGCCTTGCCGGATGCTGTAGATGTTGCCCTCGCCGCATTGTCCAAGCACGTACACACTAAATTACAACATATGGCCGTCTGA